Part of the Vicinamibacterales bacterium genome is shown below.
CCCTGCGTGAGATGGTCGTAGCTGACGCCGGCGTCGGTCTTCACGTCGGTGGCCGTGAACTGCAGGATGGCCTTGATGGCGTTCGGCGTGAGGGCCGTGCGGGGCACGCCCGTGGTGAAGGTGCCCATCTCGACGTTCACCTGGTGCATCGCGGCCACCGCGGCCGCCACCGCGGGCGCCGCCATGCTCGTGCCCGAGAGGCGGAGGTAGTTCGCCTGCAGGGCATTCGGTGCGGTCACGCGGAAGGTCGGATACTGCAGGAAGAGCGTGCTCACCGGGTCGGCCAGCGAGACGACCTTGTGGCCGGGCGCCACCAGATCGGGCTTGGCGAAGCCGTCGTACCACGTCGGCCCGCGCGAGCTGTAGTCGGCCATGCGGTCGTCGCCGCGCGACACCGTGCCGCGCGAGTCCACGGCCCCGACCGTGATGGCCGACGGGGCGTTCCCGGGCGAGCCGATACCGGCATAGCCGACGGCGCCCGTCGTGGGGTTCACGCCGTAATTGCCGGCCGAGGCCACCACGGTGATGCCGGCGCGCACGGCCGCTTCCACGGCCTGCACCAGCGGGTCCGTCGCCGCCGGCTCGTAGATGGGGTGGCCGAGCGACAGGTTGATGACCTTGATGTTGTAGGCGGTCCGGTTGGCGGTCGCCCACTGCACCGCGGCGACGACGTTCGACGTCGACCCGGCGCCCGTGTTGTCGAGCACGCGCAGCCCGATCAGGTTCACATACATCCCGACGCCCTGGAACGCCTGGTTGTAGCCGGCGCCGCTGCCGTTGCTGGCGATGATGCCGGCCACGTGCGTGCCGTGGCCGTAGCCGTCCACGGGCGGCACGTTCAGGGCGACGCCGGTCGTGAAGTCGCGGAAGGCCACGATGCGGCCCGCCAGATCGGGGCGGGGCGCGATGCCCGAGTCGATGACGGCGACGCCGATGCCGTAGCCGTCTTCGTAGGGCGTGCCGGCGACGCCGGTCTGGTACGGCAG
Proteins encoded:
- a CDS encoding S8 family peptidase, encoding MNSRTSISRQHPQLRGKATWNARRKAIWADRTLQARRVMGLGLAAIVALTMLPAAASAQHLDMRMRAHLRNHPDNLVKVIVRVEPGRRGLVKRLLRRYDATLQNEHDLIDGITLWVTPRQAERLAKHPNVLSVSEDAPVVSTQVGSQPNLQQSVGILPYQTGVAGTPYEDGYGIGVAVIDSGIAPRPDLAGRIVAFRDFTTGVALNVPPVDGYGHGTHVAGIIASNGSGAGYNQAFQGVGMYVNLIGLRVLDNTGAGSTSNVVAAVQWATANRTAYNIKVINLSLGHPIYEPAATDPLVQAVEAAVRAGITVVASAGNYGVNPTTGAVGYAGIGSPGNAPSAITVGAVDSRGTVSRGDDRMADYSSRGPTWYDGFAKPDLVAPGHKVVSLADPVSTLFLQYPTFRVTAPNALQANYLRLSGTSMAAPAVAAAVAAMHQVNVEMGTFTTGVPRTALTPNAIKAILQFTATDVKTDAGVSYDHLTQGAGELNARGALDLVRNINPSAPVGSWWLTGSVSESSTFGGAVTPWTKSMFWGQNIVWGESVYTNNIVWGENIVWGENIVWGENIVWGENIVWGENIVWGENIVWGNNIVWGNNIVWGNNIVWGNSATRDAGAGTDASTDPPEVTAEDTTTVINVPVKK